Proteins from a single region of Sphaerochaeta globosa str. Buddy:
- a CDS encoding tocopherol cyclase family protein, with the protein MREWKVFHPELFQGAKRKHKYFEGWYCKIALQKPTPEVLCLISGISLSSDSHAFIQVVSSLQEKSWYVRFPLSAFHAEKNRFIIHIGENSFSRDTVHISIKTDGLDLVGDFTFSEVKQFPVSFTRPGIMGWYAYVPRMECLHAVVATCCTARGQYVLNSRSVDIAEADGYMEKDWGTSFPKAYLWMQANSFAAKGVSVMLSIAHIPFHGLSFTGFLGFIQLPDSLISFGTYTGAKFRIDEVKPTNVQVTISTKAYRITLSASLGSASGLAAPKQGSMERTIYESVDGTMQLRLETNQGELLFDACSPHAGLEFSEASHLMDGR; encoded by the coding sequence ATGAGAGAATGGAAGGTCTTTCATCCCGAACTGTTCCAAGGCGCAAAGAGAAAGCACAAGTATTTTGAAGGCTGGTATTGCAAAATCGCCCTACAAAAACCGACGCCTGAAGTACTGTGCCTCATCAGCGGCATCTCCCTCTCCTCTGACTCGCATGCCTTTATCCAGGTTGTTTCGAGCTTGCAGGAAAAATCCTGGTATGTACGGTTTCCACTCTCAGCCTTTCATGCAGAAAAGAACCGGTTCATCATTCACATCGGTGAGAACAGCTTCAGCCGGGATACGGTACACATCAGTATCAAAACCGACGGGTTGGACCTTGTCGGGGATTTTACTTTCTCGGAGGTGAAACAATTCCCTGTCTCTTTTACCAGGCCAGGCATCATGGGTTGGTATGCCTATGTACCTAGAATGGAATGCCTGCATGCCGTTGTTGCCACATGCTGTACAGCAAGAGGCCAGTACGTGCTGAACAGTCGGTCTGTCGACATTGCAGAGGCCGACGGATACATGGAAAAGGATTGGGGGACTTCGTTTCCCAAAGCCTACCTATGGATGCAGGCCAACAGTTTTGCCGCCAAAGGAGTATCGGTCATGCTCAGCATCGCCCACATACCCTTTCACGGGCTCTCCTTTACGGGTTTTCTTGGATTCATCCAGCTACCCGACTCCCTAATTTCGTTCGGCACCTACACCGGCGCAAAATTCCGTATCGATGAGGTTAAGCCGACCAATGTACAGGTGACGATATCCACCAAAGCATATCGGATTACGCTTTCTGCCTCGCTAGGAAGCGCCAGCGGCCTGGCAGCACCGAAACAAGGGAGTATGGAGCGCACCATCTACGAGAGCGTGGACGGAACGATGCAACTCAGACTGGAAACAAATCAAGGCGAACTTTTGTTCGACGCTTGCAGCCCCCATGCCGGCCTTGAGTTCAGCGAAGCTTCCCATCTGATGGATGGCAGATAA